The Saliniramus fredricksonii genome segment GCCGTGGTCGCCGATGATCGCGGCCATGGCGGGACCGGTCCGCCGATCGTTGTGTTCCATTACGCGCCCGGGCGGGGCAAGGAACATCCGCTCCGGTTCCTGTCGGGCTATCGCGGCCGCTTCCTGCAATGCGATGGATACGGCGTCTATGACGCCCTGACGACGCACGACCGTGAATCCGGGCAAGACAATGTGCATGGTCCGGAAACGCGCGACCCGTGGCAGCTGGTGCATTGCTGGGTGCACGTCCGTCGCCGCTTCGTGAAGCGCTTCGAGAACGACGGCTCCCCGATCGCCGAAGAGATGCTCAAGCGCATCGCCCTGATCTACCGGGTCGAGAAGGAGGTGCGCGGACAGGATCCGGAAATCCGCCTCAAGGCACGCCGGGCGCACACGGCGCCGGTCATCGAAGCCCTGAAACCCTGGCTGGAGACCCAGCTCTCACGCATTCCGCCGAAATCCCGTCTTGCCGAGGATATCCGCTACACACTCGGCCTGTGGCCGGGACTGACCCGCTTCCTCGAAGACGGCACGCTGGAGCCGGATACCAATCCGGTCGAGAACCAGATCAGGCCGGTCGCCCTGACGAGAAAGAATGCGCTCTTTGCCGGAAACGAAATCGGTGCGGAGAACTGGGCCATGCTCGCCTCACTGGTCGCCACCTGCAAGATGTCCGACATAAACCCGATCGATTATCTGACCGCGACCCTGCAAGCCATCCTCGACGGCCATACCCAGAACCGCATCGAAGAATTGATGCCTTGGAACTTCGCCGAAAAGGCAAGCCTCGCCGCATAGGTGACGCTCGTCGCGCTCTGATGTCCTTCGTCAAGGGGATAAGGCGTGCAGAAGCGTCAGGCAACGCGAGCTGCCTGCCTATTGGAGGCGCATAGAGGTGGAGACGCGGGCCGGGACGTTGATGAACAAGCTCTGATGCGCGGGTCGGAACCGCATGTCCATGATTGCGTCCGGGGCTGGTCCTCTCTTACAACGGGCGTCGGCGATGCCGGCCACAAAGCGCGAACGGGAGTTCCCCTCTCGTCGCCGCGTCCCCGCCGCTATGCGCGATGATGAAAGCCTTCTTCTCTGCTCAGGTGCGTTCCGGCTGCATTCTGGCGATCGCCCACATGAAGCCCACGAGCTCGCGCGCGACTGCGGTAATGGCGACGGTGCTGCGTTTGCCGCGTGCCACCAGGGCACGATAGCGCTTTGTGAGGCGGGCCTGCGCCTTCCAGGCTGTCAATCGGCATTGGAAAGGGCCCCCCTATCGGCGCCCAAAAGGGACCCCTCGGATGCAGTGTTTTTCGGCTGTCGGATCGTTGCGGAGCCGAAGGCGGAGCAGCGATCCGACAGCCGTTGGCGTTTCTCGCGGGATGATCAGGCGCGGTTCTTGAAGCGCCAGCTTTCGTTGCCGGTTTCAACGATGTCGCAGTGATGCGTGAGCCGGTCGAGGAGAGCGGTCGTCATTTTCGCGTCACCGAAGACGCTGGGCCATTCGCCGAAGGCGAGATTGGTCGTGACGATGACCGACGTGCGCTCGTAGAGCCGGCTGATCAAGTGGAACAGCAGTTGTCCGCCGGTCTGGGCGAAGGGCAGATAGCCCAGCTCGTCGAGCACGACGAAGTCGAGACGCGCCAGATGATCGGCGATGCGTCCCTGCCGACCGGCACGCCCCTCGGCTTCCAGTTTGTTGACGAGGTCGACGACGTTGAAGAACCGGCCACGAGCACCTGCGCGAATGCAGGCCCGAGCGATCGCGATGGCAGTGTGATCTTGTACCGAGAGCCAAGCAGTTTTTTCACGCTCCGGCTCTCGGCGCCCGGCTGGCTCGCCGCGATGCGCGCAACCCGTTCGGAACGTGGTACCGCTCGGCGATGATGGCCTTTGCATCCGCCACGGATATCTCGAGGCCGTCGACGTCGCGCAGGACATAGGGGCGGCCATCGCGAAGCACGCTGTAGATCCTGTTCGCGAGGCGATTGGCAACGGCGCATAGAGCTTGTTTGTGATGATGCCCCTTGGTGGTCATCAGGCGCCAATATGTCTCGGCGAGCTTTGGGTCGATCTTTCGAGCCGTGTCGGCGGCGAGCATGAGCGCGCGCTTGATGCGATCGTTCCCACTCGCCGTGATCTTCTGCCCGGGACGCTCTGCACCGCCGCTGTCAGCTCGTCGGGGAAAGAGACCGCAGAAGCCCCGTAGGTGGCGCTCCGATCGGAACCTCCCGGCATCGTGGATGACGCCGGCGAGAACGGGCGCGAGGCGCTGGCCGACGCCGGGGATGGTGCGCAGGACATCGTCTGGCTGCAGCTCGGAATACAGCCTCTCGATGCGTCTCTCAAGAGTGCCGAGCAGCTCAATCTTGCGCAGCACCAACTCGATTTCCACAGCGACCTCCATCTGCAACTCGACGAAGTCGACGTGGTGGCGGTGCAGCTTGCGAGCCTGTCTGGCGGCGTCTCGGATTCCGTCGACGAGCGCATCGACGAAGGGGCCGGAGTGCGGTTGATTGCCACTCGCGTGCTCGGCGATGAAGCGAGCGAGGGTACTCTTACGGGCGCGGAGCACCCGATCCGGGTCGAGCCAGTGCTGGAGTACGGCCAGCGAAAGGCGGGTACGCAGGTCGGGGAGCACACGCTCGAGAACGGGAGAGGCCCACCGGACGAGATCCATGAGCCGGCGCTTGCTGGCGGCCACCTCATCCTGAAGCCGACCGCGCTGCTTTGTGAGCCGTTGCAGGGCATGGCTTTTCGGCGACGGCACATGAACAGGGTCGAGCCGAGGGCCGCCGAAGGAGGGGATGGCGGCGAGCACGTGTGCGTCGGCGAGATCAGTCTTGGCGTGCTCGGAAAGATACCGCCGCAGCGCCTTCACCCTCTTGCCCTTCACGCGGGCGACCTCGACGCCGGCGTCGCCCAGGCGGTGGGCGACGGGGAACCAGCTCATCCCTGTCGGCTCCATGATCGCCTGCACGGCCGTGCCGGTATGCACGTCCGCCGATACGGAGGCGACGAATGCATCAAGCGAGGGCGCGTCGTGGCGGAAGCGGATAGGCCGGCCGACGGGCTTTCCATTTTCGAAGATTTGGGCGACATGGTCGCCACGGATCGCAAGGTCTATTCCGACGGTTCTATGCATCTTGTTCAGGGCTCCCTAGTTTGGAACCGATCGCCGCCGGCACAGTCAGGTGGGTCATTCGTGGCAGCGCCCGCGAAGGCGCTCAACAATCGTGTTACACTTGCCCGTCGGCGCGGCTGGGTCGGGCTGACTGCGTCACGGTCACGAGACGATCGGAGGATCTCTCAGGGTCTTCGAGCCCGAACCGGCCTGGTTCGCGTCGACACCGTGCCCGGTTCCCGGCATGCCGGGAACCGGGCCTGATCCTCGATCACGTTGTCAGGGCACTTATCCCAATCGTTTTCCCCGTGGCATCAGACCCGGCTCGCTATGGATACCTGCGTTTTGCCGGTACCTGTCCCACCGATCAGCACCACGTTGCGCTGCTCTTCAAGAAAGCCGCCGGCGGCAAGGTTGCGGACCAGCGTTTCGTTGATCGCAGCTGCGTCGAAGTCGAACTCGTCGAGATCCTTGGCGAGCGGCAGCTTGGCGATCGTCATCTGGTACTTGATCGAACGCGCTTTCTTCTCGTTGATCTCGGCATCCAGAAGGCTGCCGACGACGCGGGTTGGTT includes the following:
- a CDS encoding IS110 family transposase encodes the protein MHRTVGIDLAIRGDHVAQIFENGKPVGRPIRFRHDAPSLDAFVASVSADVHTGTAVQAIMEPTGMSWFPVAHRLGDAGVEVARVKGKRVKALRRYLSEHAKTDLADAHVLAAIPSFGGPRLDPVHVPSPKSHALQRLTKQRGRLQDEVAASKRRLMDLVRWASPVLERVLPDLRTRLSLAVLQHWLDPDRVLRARKSTLARFIAEHASGNQPHSGPFVDALVDGIRDAARQARKLHRHHVDFVELQMEVAVEIELVLRKIELLGTLERRIERLYSELQPDDVLRTIPGVGQRLAPVLAGVIHDAGRFRSERHLRGFCGLFPRRADSGGAERPGQKITASGNDRIKRALMLAADTARKIDPKLAETYWRLMTTKGHHHKQALCAVANRLANRIYSVLRDGRPYVLRDVDGLEISVADAKAIIAERYHVPNGLRASRRASRAPRAGA